The genomic DNA CGACGAGGTGGTACATTTTGCCACACAGCAAAATCCATAACCGAAGGTTTTTGACAACTGCAAAGCGATGGGCCAAAAGTCCTCATCATGAACATTTTTTTTTTCGTGGATTCTTCTTCGCCCGCGATCCTTACTTGTACCCGTAATCGAGTTTGGCATTTTCGGCAATTGCAATCGGCCATTTCCTTTATCTTTCTTAATGCTGTATATCTACCCTAACTTAAATTAATGGGGGTATGGGGGGGGTGGGGCAAAGAACTTTTCAAGAAAAGAGCGCGCCTCTCAGGCGCGCTCTTTGGGGGTTTAAAACAATGAAATCGGTACAACAAAAAAAAGCACTCGGCGTGCTTTTTTTTTCTGTAACAGCTAATCTATTTAAAAATCTGCTGAGAAAGCATCAGGTAATAAATCCTGGAGCCTGTACATCTGCTGCTTACCTTCCAAGTTGGCGGAAATAATCCATAGGTCCGGGGAAAATTCATACAGCACCTGCCTACACGAACCGCAAGGTGTGACCGGTTGGGGAGTATCGGTAATCAATGCCAGGCCGGTAAACTCTCGTTTGCCGGCTGCCACAGCAGAAAAAGCTGCCACCCGCTCTGCACAAAGAGTCAGGCCAAAAGACAGGTTCTCCACATTACAGCCGGTAAAAATCTCCCCGTCTGCGGTAAGCAGCGCTGCGCCCACAGAAAACCGGGAATATGGCGCATAAGCATTCTCCCGGGCCTCACGGGCTGCAACCAATAAGCGGTTAATGGCATCCATGATACCGCCCCCTTCACTTTAGTATGCCGGCAGAGTAAGATTATCTACCTTCTCTATTTCAATCTCAAGATCCCGGGAAACCTCCAGAGTGATGCGGATTATTTCCAAACCACTGGCCAGAACTTCCGGATCTCCCACCGCCCGGATAACCACAGGATTCACCGCAATCCGCTCATCATTTACCAAAATCGAGGGGCCCACACAACGAATCGCCGAGGTGTTAACCAAACGCTGGTTACCCACAGAGATGCCTTTTGCACCGGCGGCATATAACTCATTCACCGTATCCCGTACATCGCCGTCATGAATAATGGTGTCATTGGTATAACCATCTTCGGCATCATAAATTCGCACCACCACACCGGGGCCGCTCATTTCAGCATATCCGGCCTGGCTGCGCAGCTCATGCAGGGTAACACGCAATGAATCTATTTCTCTTGTAAGTGTACGAATATGTTCCACAGAATCATAGGGCGTCATTAAGCGGGCACGCCCATCATCCAGCTCAACGTCAACGATGAGACTTGAAGATTGCTCACCCAGTGCAACGTTTTCAGCAATATCTATCAGTGTTTCTTCCTGCAGAAAATTAATGGGCTCCACCTGGACACCCTCTGAATTAACAGTAATGGTCAGGCGCTCCCTGCCGTCCAGATCGTGGATACCCTCATCCTGATTGACCAACGCCACCACCGTTTCCCGCTGCCTGGTTTCGTGTTCTTCCAGAATTTTTTCCTGGGTGCGGCTGCCGTGGGCCAATATGGCGCGGTTTAAATCTTCTCCGTTATCAGCCTGCTCTATGTCATAGCTAAACTGGGAAAGGGCCACATGCACCTGGGAACGGGACTCAACTCCAAGGGTCTGTGCCAGGCGGCGATTATACTCCACCAGTTCCTTGGCTATTTTTTGGGCTTGCACAAAATCTTCCGCCGGAGGAGCCAGTCTGTTGTTAATCAGGTAAAAACCACCCAGTATAAGTATAACATTA from Dethiobacter alkaliphilus AHT 1 includes the following:
- a CDS encoding DUF881 domain-containing protein, coding for MEYKNNTPVPLERKIFVAILIVLFFNVILILGGFYLINNRLAPPAEDFVQAQKIAKELVEYNRRLAQTLGVESRSQVHVALSQFSYDIEQADNGEDLNRAILAHGSRTQEKILEEHETRQRETVVALVNQDEGIHDLDGRERLTITVNSEGVQVEPINFLQEETLIDIAENVALGEQSSSLIVDVELDDGRARLMTPYDSVEHIRTLTREIDSLRVTLHELRSQAGYAEMSGPGVVVRIYDAEDGYTNDTIIHDGDVRDTVNELYAAGAKGISVGNQRLVNTSAIRCVGPSILVNDERIAVNPVVIRAVGDPEVLASGLEIIRITLEVSRDLEIEIEKVDNLTLPAY
- the cdd gene encoding cytidine deaminase, yielding MDAINRLLVAAREARENAYAPYSRFSVGAALLTADGEIFTGCNVENLSFGLTLCAERVAAFSAVAAGKREFTGLALITDTPQPVTPCGSCRQVLYEFSPDLWIISANLEGKQQMYRLQDLLPDAFSADF